In Solenopsis invicta isolate M01_SB chromosome 6, UNIL_Sinv_3.0, whole genome shotgun sequence, the genomic window tattttagttttttaaataataatttaagcttCTACAATCCAAATTCCAAAACATTGACAtttctcattaaatttaaatgtcataatctgacaaaaattaattttctacataaatatttctacataaatattttataaaaatatataatattaaattttacattaatttatattagtaaatttcatctgtaaaattaatttaagcttTTAAATGTcttcattttaattttccaagattaatttaaacttcTAAAATTAGTTTTGAATTTTCAAACAAAGTTTAACATTTCTCCAAGAAATACTAGACATCATAATctgattaaacaaaaattattttcttacaaagatattttgtaaagagaaatatttcttattgaaaGAAACTAAACTCTGATAAAAGTAAAAAGCGTTACACGCTACTCACCGGTTGTTGACCGTACTGTTACGAGAAGTTTCTGTGTAATCCTCGTGGGCGGTGGATTCTCGTCTGAAAGGTGGCCTGCTGAGTCGGTTGGGTCTGCTGCTCTTGGATATCAATGGACCTTTGTAGCCCGGTGCTCGCGTGTTGGGCGCGTGCTGTTGCGGCAACTTGTCGTATGGCCGCGGGATCGGCGAGGGTTTTTTCGGCCTTGTTCTAGATAGAGAAAAGCTGGGTCTACTCGTCGGGTTGATCTCCAACACTGAGGGTTTCTTATTGCTGGACACTGAAGGAATCGAGACTGAGTTTGCTTAGGTCGTACAATGTCGCGAATGTCGATAATTCTGAAGTAAAGTACCGTGGCTGGAGTCGTAGTTCAACGTGGGAGTGAACTTGGTAATGTGATTGAGGACGACTGGCTTGTTGAGATCCTGAAAATCGTCCTTCTGATCGTTGATCGTCGCGAAATCCGCGCCCGGGAACGTCTCCTTGGGCTTTATCGGGGGATCCTTTTGATGCGGCGGGAAGATCTCGGAGTAACCGTGCACGTGGCAACTGCAGCAGGTCGGCACTTTAAATATGTCCATGTGGAGTCCCAACTTCTGGTCCCAAGTCAGCAGTCTGTGATAATTGTAGATTTGCACGCAGGAGGAACGATAGTTTTCGGAGATAAATGAGCAGCTCGACTGTAGATTGCTGTGAAAAAACatcaattgttaaaaaaaatattgtttaatatcgcTAAAAAATGGAGtagtacataaaaataaaataatatattattacaaaaagcgtgtatctttctctcttcagtaatatataatacttataccGTCacacaagagaaagagagagaaagagaaagaaagagagagagggagagagaagaaatCATGTAGGTacatattaactttaattaattttaacgataATCAGCGctttataattcttaaattgcaTATTACATTTTACGTAAAACGGCAACGCATACAGTTCTTACACAAGTATTCTTATGACTTTGATCAGTTATCCTTTTTTCGATcgtttaaaatgaaatattatgtaACTCGATAATTATAAGGCCCGCAGATAATTACTCTTCcctctttgaataaaatatcggTTGGTTATCATACTTACGAGCATTTCTCCAGTCGTATCGTCTGGGTGTGTTCacctgtatttattatatacttccATACTCCGGAAGCAGCTCTCGCTAATTGCGGGCGAGCATATTTGACAGTTGACGGACAAGTGAAACCCTCCTCCACGTTGTCGAACGGATTGTCAGATCGTCTGAAAGTATAAAATACGCAACAGgtaaaaataattgtcattaaATTGTGAGAAACTTCAATtccttaattatttaatctttttaacttaaatttttgcTCGGTTTACCATAATCCAACTTGTTAAAATGTGATACATGtaaagaaaataatctttttaattttgtttctaaatataCGTGCGTATTACTTTTTACTTGTTTAAAGTCAagacaaatttaaaaatgaagtaATACAAAGCCTGACTTAATTTTCAAAAGGTAATTAGAAACACGGATATTTTGTTTACCTTTTAATTTCATTGCTCTCGAATCTGTTCTCATACTTATTCTCCAACGGTAGGGCGCTCGGCAACTTTTCTTCCGCGCTTCCGTCTTGCGCCTTATAATCGGTCAACAATGCGGATACCATTTCCTTATTGGACCTTAAACTTCTTATTATCGCTTCGCTAGAAAGTTAAGGCCGTTATTAATGCTTTTTCGCGAAAGTGAATCGTAGTAATATTTCTTCCAACATGGGAAATTTCTTTTACGCGCATTTCGCTACCCATTTGAAAGACTCGAAATGATGCAGACagaagtaatgaaaattttagAGCAAAAATTAGTAGGAAATACTAACAATTGCTCAATTGCTCAATGCACAGCTTCGCAATAAACCAGTTAACGCAAATTACCTATTTACAAAAGAtagcttgaaaaaaaaatgaaacagttTTAAGACCTCTATAATAACGCGCTTTGTCTGAACactagtaattaaaattttttgatctcGTGCACAGTCAATGCTTCACTTATCTCTACAATTTCGTCACCGTTATTTTAATAACCGCGAGAAGGGGCAGACGCGGAAAGTGAAAATATTGCCGACATGCCAATTAAGACGGGCCGAGAGATTTTAATCTCGGCCGTATGCAAATTGGCCGCGTAACAATGTTCGTCATTAATCCAATGCCGAAACGAAAGTTCAGGGCAGACTCACTGCGGATAATCGTTGGCCTCGAGACACACCGTCTTCGTGAAGAAAGTGCATTCGTTTTCCGTGGGCCTCCTCTTTGGATCGTTCGGCCGTTTAGACGGCCGCATGACGGCCGGCCTCGATAAACCTGCGAAAATCATCAGCGATCTGTCTCGGCCTGTGCCACTTTTATCCGGCGCGGATTTGCGATTGTGCGGTTATTACCGTGGAAAACTGACCTGTGTAAACGTTCCTCCTGTTCGAAAGAGACGGCCTCACGGTCCGCACTGGCTTGACGAACACGGGTCGTCGTCGCTCCTGAGGTCTCACTAGCCGTAGCTCTTGAGCCT contains:
- the LOC105204067 gene encoding uncharacterized protein LOC105204067 isoform X2 codes for the protein MRIGRSYWALLAVVLLSSIHAEKKNTENIDDDEKAREKISTSLKLADEDVKNRTSKTLVVASAIKAPEKQEQIGEVTPIIRSISSQKLATTTRISNNETISSSFEEVEPLLSGSNRENASRELMLPINMDIAKIISNDSDSEESEEDEDETPEALPEAQELRLVRPQERRRPVFVKPVRTVRPSLSNRRNVYTGLSRPAVMRPSKRPNDPKRRPTENECTFFTKTVCLEANDYPHEAIIRSLRSNKEMVSALLTDYKAQDGSAEEKLPSALPLENKYENRFESNEIKRRSDNPFDNVEEGFTCPSTVKYARPQLARAASGVWKYIINTGEHTQTIRLEKCSNLQSSCSFISENYRSSCVQIYNYHRLLTWDQKLGLHMDIFKVPTCCSCHVHGYSEIFPPHQKDPPIKPKETFPGADFATINDQKDDFQDLNKPVVLNHITKFTPTLNYDSSHVSSNKKPSVLEINPTSRPSFSLSRTRPKKPSPIPRPYDKLPQQHAPNTRAPGYKGPLISKSSRPNRLSRPPFRRESTAHEDYTETSRNSTVNNRYSQPYDLEMDASSRLQNGGFDDEYQEPQRRINYNYHPIIDFFKPEASMLQAATVEPQSATQSASVQNDNNAWKPMIS
- the LOC105204067 gene encoding uncharacterized protein LOC105204067 isoform X1; amino-acid sequence: MRIGRSYWALLAVVLLSSIHAEKKNTENIDDDEKAREKISTSLKLADEDVKNRTSKTLVVASAIKAPEKQEQIGEVTPIIRSISSQKLATTTRISNNETISSSFEEVEPLLSGSNRENASRELMLPINMDIAKIISNDSDSEESEEDEDETPEALPEAQELRLVRPQERRRPVFVKPVRTVRPSLSNRRNVYTGLSRPAVMRPSKRPNDPKRRPTENECTFFTKTVCLEANDYPHEAIIRSLRSNKEMVSALLTDYKAQDGSAEEKLPSALPLENKYENRFESNEIKRRSDNPFDNVEEGFTCPSTVKYARPQLARAASGVWKYIINTGEHTQTIRLEKCSNLQSSCSFISENYRSSCVQIYNYHRLLTWDQKLGLHMDIFKVPTCCSCHVHGYSEIFPPHQKDPPIKPKETFPGADFATINDQKDDFQDLNKPVVLNHITKFTPTLNYDSSHVSIPSVSSNKKPSVLEINPTSRPSFSLSRTRPKKPSPIPRPYDKLPQQHAPNTRAPGYKGPLISKSSRPNRLSRPPFRRESTAHEDYTETSRNSTVNNRYSQPYDLEMDASSRLQNGGFDDEYQEPQRRINYNYHPIIDFFKPEASMLQAATVEPQSATQSASVQNDNNAWKPMIS